A window of the Aquimarina spinulae genome harbors these coding sequences:
- a CDS encoding T9SS type B sorting domain-containing protein, with amino-acid sequence MKFIFRSGIIVMTLHLTMLFVFENNTTSNKIRNLDLLTVNTIFDYGQIHHKTSSNFPKPTLWDDDSEILTNTLLFTESYVTTCGEFPVTLEGNFPGAVTYRWARADTGTTNFIDIPDPLNIFPLLDANSEGIYQLRGYDNTGAEVSGSPYDIVVYDVSNAIISVGYDIDEESFSGRYTITSEIVASTTIETIGLDTIEYRLNRVLNNQIIEEYKPFQSSPVFSDIPPGDYYITARYINCPDSEIISNLIMILGYPKYFTPNGDGFHDTWSLINIENQPSALIYIFDRYGKLLIQLRAGGPGWDGTYNGKNMPSSDYWFKVEFNEPRDPNMRNRVFAGNFSLIR; translated from the coding sequence ATGAAATTTATTTTTCGAAGTGGCATCATAGTAATGACACTACATCTTACTATGTTATTTGTTTTTGAGAATAACACAACATCAAATAAAATACGAAATCTTGATTTACTTACAGTAAATACTATTTTTGATTATGGTCAAATACATCATAAAACTTCAAGCAATTTTCCTAAACCTACCCTCTGGGATGATGATTCAGAAATATTAACCAATACCCTGCTTTTTACTGAGTCTTATGTTACTACCTGCGGTGAATTTCCTGTTACCTTAGAAGGAAATTTCCCAGGAGCTGTTACCTATAGATGGGCGAGGGCAGACACAGGGACTACTAATTTTATAGATATACCAGATCCTCTAAATATATTTCCTCTTTTAGATGCTAATTCAGAAGGAATTTATCAATTAAGAGGATATGATAATACAGGTGCAGAAGTTTCGGGGTCTCCTTATGACATAGTAGTGTATGATGTTTCTAATGCTATTATCTCTGTCGGATATGATATTGATGAAGAATCTTTTTCGGGTAGATACACCATTACTTCAGAAATAGTTGCTTCTACAACTATTGAAACTATAGGACTCGATACTATTGAATATAGACTAAACAGGGTTTTAAATAATCAAATAATAGAAGAATATAAACCTTTTCAATCTTCGCCAGTTTTTTCAGATATCCCCCCTGGGGATTATTATATTACAGCCAGATATATAAACTGTCCTGATAGTGAAATCATATCTAACCTTATTATGATCTTAGGATATCCAAAATATTTTACACCTAATGGAGACGGTTTTCATGATACCTGGAGTCTTATTAATATCGAGAATCAACCCTCTGCTTTAATCTATATATTTGACAGATATGGTAAATTATTAATTCAGTTAAGAGCTGGTGGCCCTGGTTGGGATGGTACTTATAATGGAAAAAATATGCCTTCTTCTGATTATTGGTTTAAAGTAGAGTTTAATGAACCCAGAGATCCAAATATGCGTAATAGAGTATTTGCTGGTAATTTTTCATTAATACGATAA